Genomic DNA from Streptomyces diastaticus subsp. diastaticus:
GTCACGACGTCACGACGTACGACCGGGCGCCGGGACGGTGGGTGTGGTGCTCGCCGTCCCGGCGCCCCCGGCGCGGCCTCAGCCGCGCGGCTTCACGCGGGGTCGATGCGCTGGATCGCGCCCCCGATGTTGAGCACGTACAGCTCGCCGGCGTCGTCCTGAGCGAAGGAGATGACCTCGCCGGCGGTGACGCCGAGATCGCCCTCGCCGGTCACCTCGCCGTCCTCGATCCGCAGGGTGCGGATCGTGCCGTCGCAGTAGTCGCTGAACACGTACTGCCCCACGAGATCCGGCAGTGCCTCGCCGCGGTAGACGTAGCCGCCGGTCACCGAGCAGCCCAGGCCGCCGCGGCCGTACTCGTGGACCGGCGGGACGTGGTTCGCGGGCTCGGTGCCGCCACGGAAGGGGTGGGTGCCCTCCATCGAGGACCAGCCGTAGTTCTCGCCGCCCGTGCTGCCGGCCGGGGCCCAGTCGATCTCCTCCCAGTCGCTCTGCCCGACGTCGCCGACGAGGAGGTCGCCCGTGCCCTTGTCGAAGGAGAACCGCCAGGGGTTGCGGAGCCCGTACGCCCAGATCTCGTCCCTCGCGTCCGGGTCGTCCACGAACGGGTTGTCCGCCGGGACCGCGTACGGGTCGCCGCCGCCCGGGTCGATGCGCAGGATCTTGCCGAGCAGCGTGTCCAGGCTCTGCCCGTTGCCGTGCGGGTCGCCGCCCGAACCGCCGTCGCCCAGCGCGATGTAGAGATGACCGTCGGGGCCGAACGCGATGCCGCCGCCGTTGTGGTTGGCGTACGGCTGGGTCTGGGTGAGGACGGTGCGCCGGCTGTCCGGCTGGACCGCGCCGTCCTCCACGGCGAACTCGTCGATGGTACTGGTGCCCTCCAGGTCGGTGTACGAGACGTAGAAGTGCGCGGCCGTCTCGTCGAACGCGATGCCCAGCAGGCCGCGTTCGCCGTCCGTCGTGGTCTCGTCGGAGATGTCGAGCACCGGGTCACTCAGGCCCTGGCCGTCCAGGACCCGTACGGTGCCCCCGCGTTCGGCGATCCACAGGGTGTCGCCGGGCCCGGCGGCGCCGGCGGTCGGGTTCTGTGCCTCGGCCACTTCCGTGAGGGTGACCGCGGCCTGCCGGGCCGGTGGTCCGGGCTCGTCGGCCGACGCCGTGGACGGGGCCACGGACGCGACGAGGCAGAGCGTGCCGAGGAGTGCGGAGCATCTGGTGCGAGCGTTCACCGTGGCCTCCTGGAGGCGGCGACATGGGGGGAGTCCACCCGGCTGCCCGGGGCGGAAAGTGCGTCGGGGGGTCCGGGCCAGTACGCGACCTGGGTGGGGGAGTGGTGGGGCGGTGGGTTACCGGTCACAGACGAGGATAGGGGGACGGGAAGGTCTGGCCTAGACCAACGTTCCGGCCATCCGGCCGTGAGAGCGGTACGAAAGACGCGTCGCCGGGCTGGTCCCGGGCGGTCAGCGGCCGGGTGCTCCCGCGCGCAGTCCGTCCATCACGAGGTCCAGGAGGCGGGCGGCGCGCGGCTGCCAGTCCTCCCCCTGGCCGATCTGCCACAGGCCCGCGATGGCGAGGAAGAAGTCGTCCTCGCTCACGCCGGGCCGGATGGTGCCCGCCTCCTCGTTGGCGCGGAGCAGGAGTCCGGCCGCTTCCATGACCGGGGTGGGGCCGGGCTTGTCGGGGCCGCCCGGGGCGCTGGTGACCAGCCGGATCGCGTCCGCCAGGCCGGCCTTGGTCATGGCGAACCGGGCCAGGCGGTCCATCCACTCGCGCAGGGCCTCTCCGGGTTCGCGGGTGTCGAGCAGCGTGCTCGCCGCCCGGGCCACCTGCTGCATCTCGTAGCGGTACACCTCCAGGACGAGCGCTTCCCGATGCGGGAAGTTGCGGTAGAACGTGCCCTGTCCGACGCCCGCCTTCCTGGCGATCGAGCTGAGCGGGGCGTCCGCGCACCGCGTCAGTTCGGCGGTGGCCACCTCAAGGATGCGCTCACGGTTGCGCTGGGCGTCCGAGCGCAGGGGGGCGTCCTTCCTCGGTCGGGACACGCATCCTCCTCACGGGCTCCTGGCCGAATCCCGTCCTTGTTAAGCGGACAGCTGTCCGTTACGTTTTCCAGCAGTGACCGGACAGCTGTCCGGTTAGGTTCACCTTAGCGCCGTCTGCCGTCGGCAGTCACCCCCGGCCCCCGCCGACAGCCCTGATTCCTGACCTCAGACACCAGAGAAGGCTGATCATGGCCCCAGAACCGTCGTCGACCTCCAGCGCGATCACCCTGCACGTCAACGGCGAGCAGCACCGGCTGACCGTCGACCACCGCACCACACTCCTCGACGCCCTGCGCGAACGCCTCGACCTCACCGGTACCAAGAAGGGCTGCGACCAAGGCCAGTGCGGCGCCTGCACCGTCCTGGTCGACCAGCGGCGCGTCGTCTCCTGCCTCAGCCTCGCGGTCGCCGCCGAGGGGCGCGAGGTCACCACCATCGAGGGCATGGCCGACGGCGACGACCTCCACCCCGTCCAGCAGGCGTTCCTCGACCTCGACGGTTACCAGTGCGGCTACTGCACGCCCGGACAGATCTGCTCGGCCGTCGCCCTCATCGAGGAACACGCGGCCGGCTGGCCGAGCGCCGTCACCCCCGACGTGGGTCCGGACACCGCGCCCGCCCCGCTGACCCCCGACGAGATCCGGGAACGGCTGAGCGGCAACCTGTGCCGTTGCGGCGCCTACGTCCCGATCGTCCAGGCCGTCGCCCGCGCGGCCGAAACGCACGCACAGAGCCGGACCCGGGCCGAGGAGGCCGCCGCGTGAAGCAGTTCGACTACCGCCGCGCCCACGACGTCGACGGAGCCCTCGCCCTGCTCGCCGCCGATCCGGACGCCCGGTTCCTCGGCGGCGGCACCAACCTCGTCGACCTGATGAAGACCGGCGTCGAACGCCCCGCCCGCCTCGTCGACCTCCGCGAACTCCCCCTGGACCGCGTCGAGCGCACCCCGGACGGCGGCCTGCGCGTCGGCGCCACCGTCACCAACAGCGACCTCGCCGCCCACCCGTACGTCCGCCGCCACTACCCGGCGCTGACCCAGGCCGTCCTCGCCGGCGCCTCCGGCCAACTGCGCAACATGGCCACCGTCGGCGGCAACCTGCTCCAGCGCACCCGCTGTGGCTACTTCACCGACGTCAGCCGGCCGTGCAACAAGCGCGCCCCGGGCAGCGGCTGCCCGGCCGTCAGCGGCGAGCACCACAACCACGCGGTCCTCGGCGCCTCCGACCACTGTGTGGCCGTCCACCCCTCCGACATGGGCGTCGCCCTCACCGCGTTCGACGCCGTCGTCTCCTACGAGACCCCCGACGGGCCGGGCCGGACGCCGGTCACCGACTTCTACCTCCCCGTCGGCGACACCCCGCACCGGGAGACCACCCTCCCGCCCGGCGCGCTGATCACCCACATCACCCTTCCGCCCGCGCCCGCCGCCCGTTCCCGCTACCGCAAGGTGCGCGAACGCGCCTCGTACGCCTTCGCCATCGGCTCCGTCGCCGCCGCGCTCACCGTCGAGGACGGTCGCGTACGCGAAGCGCGCCTGGCCCTGGGGGCCGTCGCCTCCCGGCCCTGGCGCGCCCGCGCCGCCGAGGCCGTCCTGACCGGCGCGCCGGCCGACGGCACGACCTTCGCCGCCGCCGCCGACGCCGAACTGGCGGCCGCCCGGCCACTGCCCCGCAACGGATACAAGGTGCCCCTCATGCGCAACCTGGTCGTCTCCGTCCTGACCGAACTCGCCGAGGGGGACGCCCGATGACGACGACCACACCCGCCTCGGCAGCCGTGCGCGCGGCCGTCGGCACCGCCCACACCCGCGTGGAAGGCCGCGACAAGGTCACCGGCGCGGCCCGCTACGCGGGAGAGATCCCGTTCGCCGGACTCGCCCACGGCTGGCTGGTGCTGTCCACGATCACCCGCGGCCGCGTCCGCGAGGTCCGCACCGCCCCGGTACTGCGGATGCCGGGCGTCCTGGCCGTGCTGCACCACGGCAACGCCCCGCGGCTGCGGACCGACTACGTCGGCCTGCTCGGCGTCCCGCCGGACCCGGCGGCCTGCGTCTTCCAGGACGACCGGGTGCCGTTCGCCGGCTGGCCCGTGGCGCTCGTCGTCGCAGAGACGCCCGAGCAGGCCAGGGAGGCGGCCGAGGCGCTCGCAGTCACGTACGAGCAGGAGCCGCACGACACCGCGCTCGTCGCCGGCCACCCCGGCGCCTACGCCCCTCAGGGCCACATGCCCGCGGAGACCGCCAAGGGGGACCTGGAGGCGGAACTCGCCGCCTCCGCCGTCGTCGTGGCCGAGGAGTACACCACCCCCGAGGAACAGCACAGCATGATGGAGCCGCACGCGGCCACCGCCCTGTGGGACGGCGGCCGTCTGGAGGTCGTCGACTCCAACCAGGGCGCGGGCTGGGTGCGCGACGAGCTGGCCACCCTGTTCTCGCTCGACCCCTCCGCCGTGCGCGTACGCTCCGAGCACATCGGCGGCGGCTTCGGCAGCAAGGGCCCGCGCGCCCACCAGGTCTGCGCCGTGATGGCCACCACGGCCCTGCACCGGCCGGTGCGCGTGGTGCTGACCCGGCGCCAGCTCTTCTCCCTGGCCGGATACCGCAGCCCCACCACACAGCGCGTCAGGCTCGGCGCCGGTCCCGACGGGCGGCTCCGCGCCCTGGAACACCGCTCGCTCAACCAGACGTCCAGGGTGTACGAGTTCGTCGAGCCCAGCGCCGGCGTGGCCCGCGTGATGTACGACGCCGCCGCACACCGCACCGCCAACCACGTCGTACGGCTCGACGTGCCCTCGCCGACCTGGATGCGGGCACCCGGCGAGGCACCGGGGTCGTTCGCGATCGAAGCGGCCCTGGACGAACTGGCCGAGCGCGCCGGCGTCGACCCGATCGAGCTGCGCGTACGCAACGAACCGCAGGCGGGCCCGGTCTCCGGACTCCCCTTCAGCAGCCGCAACCTGGTCGCCTGTTTCCGCGAGGGCGCGCGCAGGTTCGGCTGGGCGGACCGCGACCCGCGCCCCGGGCTGCGACGCGACGGCCGGTGGCTGCTGGGGACCGGCACGGCGGCCGCCTCCTTCGGTGCCGGGGCCGCCCCCTCCACGGCGCTGGTGACGGCCGAGGCCGACGGCACCTTCACCGTACGGATCGCCGCCGCCGACATCGGTACCGGCGCCCGCACCGCCCTCACCCTCATCGCGGCCGACGCCCTCAGGACCACCCCCGAACGCGTCCGGGTCCGCATCGGCGACAGTGACTTCGGCCAGGCGATGATCGCGGGCGGCTCCATGGGCACCCGCTCCTGGGCCTGGGCGGTCACCGCCGCCGCCGCCGAACTGCTCGAACGCCTCGCCCTGGGTACCGGCATCCCCCCGGAGGGCGTCACCGTGCGGTCCGACACCACCGAGGCCCTGGCCGCCCTCGCCCAGAAGGAGCGGCACTCCTTCGGAGCCCAGTTCGCCGAGGTCGCCGTGGACACCGCCACCGGCGAGGTGCGTGTGCGCCGCATGCTGGGCATCTTCGCGGCGGGCCGCATCGTCAACCCGCTCACCGCCCGCAACCAACTCGTCGGCGGCATGACCTGGGGCATCTCCATGGCTCTGCACGAAGAGGCCGTCCGCGACCACCGCACCGGCGCCCACTACGCCCCCGACCTCGCCGGGTACCACGTGGCCACGCACGCCGACGTCCCGGACATCGAGGCCGACTGGGTGGACGACCACGACCCGGACGACCCGGTCGGCATCAAGGGCATCGGCGAGGTCGGCATCGTCGGCGCGGCGGCGGCCGTCGCCAACGCGGTCTGGCACGCCACCGGCGTGCGCCACCGGGAGCTGCCGATCCGGCCCGACCGGATCATCACGGCGGCGAGGAACCGGCCCGGCGGGGGAGCGGTGGATGCTTGACATCACCGGCGAACTGCACCGGTGGATGGAGGAGGGCCGGGAGTTCGCCGTCGGCACCGTCGTCGCCACCAGCGGCAGCGCCCCGCGCGGCCCCGGTGCCGCCCTCGCCGTCGACAGCGACGGCACGGTCGTCGGATCGGTCTCCGGCGGCTGCGTCGAGGGCGCCGTCCACGAACTGTGCGTCCAGTCCCTCCAGGACGGTACGACCGTGCGCGAACGGTTCGGCTACAGCGACGAGGACGCCTTCGCGGTCGGACTGACCTGCGGTGGGGAGCTCGACGTGATGGTCACCCCGGTCCGCGTGGACACCCCGGACCGGGCGGTGCTGCGTGCCGCGCTCTCCGCCGCCGCGGCCGGCTCCCCGGCCGCCCTCGCCCGGGTCGTCGCCGGCCCCGCCGGGCTACTGGGACGCGCCATGCTCGTCCACGCGGACGGCACCCACGAGGGCGGGTTCGGCGGCCACCCGGCGCTGGACGGTACGGCGGCGGCCGAGGCCCGGGCGCTGCTGGACGCCGGGCGCAACGGAACCGTCGAACTGTCCGAGCACGGTTCGCACTGCCCCGGCGGCCTGACGCTGTTCGTCGAGACCAGCCGACCGCCTCCCCGCATGATCGTCTTCGGTGCCGTCGACTTCGCCGCAGCGCTCGTGCGCGTGGGCAAGTTCCTCGGCCACCACGTGACGGTGTGCGACGCCCGGCCCGTCTTCGCCACCCGGGCCCGGTTCCCCGAGGCCGACGAGGTCGTCGTCGAGTGGCCGCACCACTATCTGCGGCGCACCCCGACCGACGGGCGCACCGTGCTGTGCGTCCTCACCCACGAGGCCCGCTTCGACGTGCCGCTGCTCACGGAGGCCCTGCGCAGGCCCTGCGCCTTCATCGGTGCGATGGGCTCACGCCGTACCCACGAGGAACGGACACGACGGCTGCGCGAGGCGGGCCTGACCACACGTGAACTGGAGCGGCTGCGCTCGCCCGTCGGCCTGGACCTCGGCGCCCGGACCCCGGAGGAGACCGCCTTGTCGATCGCGGCGGAGATCGTCGCGACCCGCCACGGCGGCACCGGTCTGCCCCTCACCGGCCGGGCGGAGCCGATCCACCGCGACCTGTCGCCGACGGGCGTCTGACGGCGCCCGCCGCGGCAGCGCCGAAGGACGCGGAAGGCCGGCCGGACGGCGCGCCGACGTACCCGGCCGGCTTGGCACGGGCCTGAAGCCGTGCGGGCGAGACCTCGGCAGGTACCGAGGGTGCGGGTCCCACCGGGGACGGGGTATAGTCGATCTTGAAGGCGCCCGGTCGTTTCGGCGGGTGGTCGCCCGCGCGTTGGTGGTCCAAGGAAAGACGCCCCGCTTCCTGCGGGGAGATGCAGGTGCAAGGCCTGCCCAGCGCTCCGCGAGAAGGGCCCCGTTCCCGGCACCACAGGAACGGGGCCCTTCGCATGGGCCGCTTCTCCCGGAAACCGAGCCGCCGGCAGGCGGAGCCTGCCGGGGCCGTGACGGTCAGGCCGCTCGATACGGCGGCGGCGTCCTCACTCCTGGTCCCAGTCCGGGTGGACGGTGGGACCGGGGAGCCTGAGGTCGGTGCAGCCCCGGCGTGCGGCCTGGTCCCTCGCGAACGCGCCGAGAAGGCCGCGTACGTCGCTCATCGGAAGCGCTGACCCGGTGTGGTTCCGGGTGTAGCTGGTGGCGAGGAAGTTCGCCGATTCGCCGGCGCACCGGGCCGCGGCGCGGCCGAAGTCCTGGCCGAGAAGCGCGTCGCGGGCGCTGCGCCCCTCCGGCACCTGGAGATTGGACGAGACGAGCCTCTCGAACGGCTTGTCCGTCCAGTCGCCGTACCAGCCCGTGAGGCTCACCGCGGGCAGGCCGCTGCCGGAGTCGATCAGCGAGCAGTGGGTGATCGAGGCGTGCTCGTCCGTGGGCGCGACCACCTGCCATCGCTCACCGGACGGGCTGGCGGGCAGCCTGGTCCCGGCCAGCCACCCGCACATCGTGCCCCTGGCCCCGGCAAGGGACACCCCGCGGACCGGTTCGACCCGCTCCGGCAGCGGCAGGGCATCGGCACCGCACCCGGTCTCCACGTTGGCGCCGTTGGCGATCCGCACCGCCGTACGCAGGGACTCGGGCGAGGGGTCGCTCTCCACGCCGTGGGTGTACACCTTGGTGACCAGGCGCCGCGCCCGGCCCTCCGAATCGGGGCCCAGCTTCGGGCACTCCTGGAGGATCACGGGGCCGAACTTGCCGTAGAAGCCCGGGACGGAGCGGGGATAGGCGAAACGGAGGTCCCTCGGGACGGTGAACTCCATGTCGAGCGGACCCAGCGGCTCGCCGGTGTCCATCTCCGCCCGCACATCGAGGACGAAGTGCCGGCCGTCGCTCTCGTCCACCCCGCACCTGAGCGGACCGCTCCCGGTGCCGAAGGTGTCCTTGGCGCCCTGAAGCCGTTCGGCCGGCAACAGCTCGGCCAGCTCACGGCCCGACAGGTGGCCCCCGCACAGCGTCGCCGCGTACCACCACGGCTGCCACACCGGCTTGGCCAGCCATCCGGCGCCCGCGAGGAGCGCGAGCACCACCCCCACGATTCCCAGCACCCGACCGCCGGGCAGCCACCGCACGCCCCGTATCCCCGCCATGACCTGCAGTCTCCCCCGTCGCCGCCAGTGCTTCCCCGACGCGCGCAGCCTACGCGGTGCCCCGATCCGGCCGGCTCGCGGCCCGAACGTGACGAGGACATCAGTGGTACCCCTGCGCCGGGCGCGCCGACGGGAGAAGTACGGTTGGCGGAAAGGGCCGCCCGGCAGTCCCCTTCGACTGTCCGGCAGGAAAGGAGGAGCGGTGCGCCGAGCACGTACGACCGAGCGGTCGACGAGTTCCTTCCTGCTGCTGTTGGCCGCGCTGCTCTTCGCCCAGCTCTGCGTCCAGGGACACACCGGTCTGCAAGGCGGTTCTGGCCAGCCGGCTGCCCGCGGGCCGGTGACGGGGGTCCCGGTGTCCGCGCCGGCCGGGAGCCCGGCGTCCGCCCCGCAAGACGCCTCCGCTCCCGCGGCCGGCGAGCCCGACACGGACTCGACCGAGGTCTCGCACGGCAAGGGCGGCACCTGCCCTGAGCGTCAGGCCCCGGAGCAGCCGACCAGCCCACACCTGGCCGCACCCGCGGCGGCGGAGTTGCCCTCCGTGGGCGTCGCCCCCGCTTCCTCCGCCGCACGGTGGCCCGCGCACCGCGAGGACTCGTCCGGCAAGGCGCCACCGGCGCACGTCTGCGTGCTGAGGATCTAGACCGGCCCAGGCCGCTCCCCACCTCGTCCCGAGCCTCGTCAGGGCTCCGGAGGCGCGGGAGCGGCTTCGCGTGTCCGTGTCCCTCCTC
This window encodes:
- a CDS encoding TetR/AcrR family transcriptional regulator, producing the protein MSRPRKDAPLRSDAQRNRERILEVATAELTRCADAPLSSIARKAGVGQGTFYRNFPHREALVLEVYRYEMQQVARAASTLLDTREPGEALREWMDRLARFAMTKAGLADAIRLVTSAPGGPDKPGPTPVMEAAGLLLRANEEAGTIRPGVSEDDFFLAIAGLWQIGQGEDWQPRAARLLDLVMDGLRAGAPGR
- a CDS encoding FAD binding domain-containing protein — its product is MKQFDYRRAHDVDGALALLAADPDARFLGGGTNLVDLMKTGVERPARLVDLRELPLDRVERTPDGGLRVGATVTNSDLAAHPYVRRHYPALTQAVLAGASGQLRNMATVGGNLLQRTRCGYFTDVSRPCNKRAPGSGCPAVSGEHHNHAVLGASDHCVAVHPSDMGVALTAFDAVVSYETPDGPGRTPVTDFYLPVGDTPHRETTLPPGALITHITLPPAPAARSRYRKVRERASYAFAIGSVAAALTVEDGRVREARLALGAVASRPWRARAAEAVLTGAPADGTTFAAAADAELAAARPLPRNGYKVPLMRNLVVSVLTELAEGDAR
- a CDS encoding XdhC family protein, whose product is MLDITGELHRWMEEGREFAVGTVVATSGSAPRGPGAALAVDSDGTVVGSVSGGCVEGAVHELCVQSLQDGTTVRERFGYSDEDAFAVGLTCGGELDVMVTPVRVDTPDRAVLRAALSAAAAGSPAALARVVAGPAGLLGRAMLVHADGTHEGGFGGHPALDGTAAAEARALLDAGRNGTVELSEHGSHCPGGLTLFVETSRPPPRMIVFGAVDFAAALVRVGKFLGHHVTVCDARPVFATRARFPEADEVVVEWPHHYLRRTPTDGRTVLCVLTHEARFDVPLLTEALRRPCAFIGAMGSRRTHEERTRRLREAGLTTRELERLRSPVGLDLGARTPEETALSIAAEIVATRHGGTGLPLTGRAEPIHRDLSPTGV
- a CDS encoding xanthine dehydrogenase family protein molybdopterin-binding subunit, with the translated sequence MTTTTPASAAVRAAVGTAHTRVEGRDKVTGAARYAGEIPFAGLAHGWLVLSTITRGRVREVRTAPVLRMPGVLAVLHHGNAPRLRTDYVGLLGVPPDPAACVFQDDRVPFAGWPVALVVAETPEQAREAAEALAVTYEQEPHDTALVAGHPGAYAPQGHMPAETAKGDLEAELAASAVVVAEEYTTPEEQHSMMEPHAATALWDGGRLEVVDSNQGAGWVRDELATLFSLDPSAVRVRSEHIGGGFGSKGPRAHQVCAVMATTALHRPVRVVLTRRQLFSLAGYRSPTTQRVRLGAGPDGRLRALEHRSLNQTSRVYEFVEPSAGVARVMYDAAAHRTANHVVRLDVPSPTWMRAPGEAPGSFAIEAALDELAERAGVDPIELRVRNEPQAGPVSGLPFSSRNLVACFREGARRFGWADRDPRPGLRRDGRWLLGTGTAAASFGAGAAPSTALVTAEADGTFTVRIAAADIGTGARTALTLIAADALRTTPERVRVRIGDSDFGQAMIAGGSMGTRSWAWAVTAAAAELLERLALGTGIPPEGVTVRSDTTEALAALAQKERHSFGAQFAEVAVDTATGEVRVRRMLGIFAAGRIVNPLTARNQLVGGMTWGISMALHEEAVRDHRTGAHYAPDLAGYHVATHADVPDIEADWVDDHDPDDPVGIKGIGEVGIVGAAAAVANAVWHATGVRHRELPIRPDRIITAARNRPGGGAVDA
- a CDS encoding PQQ-dependent sugar dehydrogenase, which gives rise to MNARTRCSALLGTLCLVASVAPSTASADEPGPPARQAAVTLTEVAEAQNPTAGAAGPGDTLWIAERGGTVRVLDGQGLSDPVLDISDETTTDGERGLLGIAFDETAAHFYVSYTDLEGTSTIDEFAVEDGAVQPDSRRTVLTQTQPYANHNGGGIAFGPDGHLYIALGDGGSGGDPHGNGQSLDTLLGKILRIDPGGGDPYAVPADNPFVDDPDARDEIWAYGLRNPWRFSFDKGTGDLLVGDVGQSDWEEIDWAPAGSTGGENYGWSSMEGTHPFRGGTEPANHVPPVHEYGRGGLGCSVTGGYVYRGEALPDLVGQYVFSDYCDGTIRTLRIEDGEVTGEGDLGVTAGEVISFAQDDAGELYVLNIGGAIQRIDPA
- a CDS encoding (2Fe-2S)-binding protein is translated as MAPEPSSTSSAITLHVNGEQHRLTVDHRTTLLDALRERLDLTGTKKGCDQGQCGACTVLVDQRRVVSCLSLAVAAEGREVTTIEGMADGDDLHPVQQAFLDLDGYQCGYCTPGQICSAVALIEEHAAGWPSAVTPDVGPDTAPAPLTPDEIRERLSGNLCRCGAYVPIVQAVARAAETHAQSRTRAEEAAA